The following coding sequences lie in one Cotesia glomerata isolate CgM1 linkage group LG5, MPM_Cglom_v2.3, whole genome shotgun sequence genomic window:
- the LOC123266188 gene encoding uncharacterized protein LOC123266188, giving the protein MAALIRHGSLIFPHSAKNSLLSLIKAPVRHDVIRCKANRAKQKQKQSTIKGKWEWSEKSLSTRGFLRPLKPYEPPADASEKLNKVCKAEGLSENDSTEIKDLNLRFKLFSACANEFKCPIPNSVMFTIRTIGDLRNFYHTPINTTLPLEATKDLKLPPNLHIQYEYNRFNPETDTKFGGKTAFPKSSTLVTGLKYKKKYPSLILDSPWS; this is encoded by the exons ATGGCGGCTCTCATCAGGCATGGCTCTCTCATTTTTCCGCATTCGGCTAAAAATTCACTACTCTCTTTAATAAag GCGCCAGTACGTCACGATGTCATAAGATGTAAAGCTAACAGGGCCAagcaaaaacaaaaacaatcaACGATCAAAGGAAAATGGGAGTGGAGTGAAAAGTCACTTTCAACACGAGG atttctCCGGCCACTGAAGCCTTATGAGCCACCAGCAGATGCCTCAGAGAAGCTGAACAAAGTTTGCAAGGCCGAGGGTCTGTCAGAGAATGACTCGACAGAGATAAAAGATCTAAATCTGAGATTTAAGTTATTTAGCGCTTGTGCTAATGAATTCAAATGTCCTATTCCTAATTCAGTGATGTTTACTATACGAACTATCG GAGACTTGAGGAACTTTTACCACACTCCAATAAACACAACTCTGCCGCTCGAAGCAACTAAAGACTTAAAGCTGCCGCCTAATCTTCACATTCAGTACGAGTACAACAGGTTCAATCCAGAAACAGACACTAAATTTGGCGGAAAAACAGCATTTCCTAAGAGTTCAACTCTTGTCACTGGtctcaaatataaaaagaaataccCTAGTCTCATACTTGACAGTCCTTggtcataa
- the LOC123265721 gene encoding uncharacterized protein LOC123265721 isoform X2, whose product MSGISSNTGLIAARVTPVYRTKSKKLELLSIAKPAPFTIRPFAGLFNPFPYGCSVLCNHPADCEAKEFIKRAKESWAMEGKALLLPAEMEMIRATLIAGGIIDSGEVNDGINIHTSTAVPEELFRKYTETDSRPLTPTPTLASGPLTAHQNHPDNLVPCNPRERTTLILDLRTASQEQDETLSWHALTLEPPPSPKRANEYLKSPVQHRHQSRAILPSVQTSDELQESSRNEEEDDRSDSDNEVPIRRRGKRLKKRRCRRGSAYGQQNEVRDPLEPAETQVSQVDDTSRRNSSLTPHGNVEVENVAEKIPTSLPTQPVFCSFISPEILKHLAREINRETVEEEFSLKRKIALEEALKMKEETNLSIKSSSRQPHLQPLATNAPRVFSRQSARFELLNSGSLSSIKPLDYLEKHVFITSGRKLIFGRTFNKYYEDSLDETRCIPPNDFLEALREVMGSCLTDEKVDKLKEIFDEITEPLSFRRWCGICAASERLLSPLPPKELDPPVWLEKADFEALEKRLINADNVDPKLAYMLRQIRDR is encoded by the exons ATGTCGGGAATATCAAGCAACACTGGACTTATAGCAGCCCGTGTAACTCCAGTCTATAGAACAAAATCTAAA AAATTGGAGTTGCTGAGTATAGCCAAGCCCGCGCCATTTACAATACGCCCGTTCGCTGGACTTTTTAATCCTTTTCCGTACGGGTGTTCGGTGTTGTGCAATCACCCAGCGGATTGTGAAGccaaagaatttattaaacgCGCTAAAGAATCATGGGCTATGGAAGGGAAAGCGCTACTTTTACCAGCCGAAATGGAAATGATTCGAGCTACGCTTATAGCTGGTGGTATTATAGACTCTGGAGAGGTCAATGACGGCATCAATATCCATACATCGACCGCCGTTCCTGAAGAACTGTTCCGTAAATACACCGAGACGGATTCAAGACCGTTGACACCTACCCCAACGCTGGCCAGCGGGCCACTGACTGCTCATCAGAACCACCCGGACAATCTTGTTCCTTGTAATCCCCGTGAGCGGACTACGTTGATATTAGACCTGAGAACTGCTTCGCAGGAGCAAGATGAGACTTTGAGTTGGCACGCTTTGACTCTTGAACCTCCACCGAGTCCCAAGCGAGCTAATGAGTATCTAAAATCACCTGTTCAACATCGCCATCAATCTCGGGCAATTCTTCCGTCAGTTCAGACTAGTGATGAG CTGCAAGAGTCATCGAGGAATGAAGAAGAAGACGACAGAAGCGATAGTGATAATGAAGTTCCGATCAGACGACGTGGAAAACGTCTGAAGAAACGCAGGTGCAGGCGAGGTTCGGCCTATGGTCAGCAGAATGAAGTCAGAGACCCTTTAGAGCCTGCTGAAACTCAGGTTTCGCAGGTAGATGACACTTCGAGAAGAAATAGTTCATTGACTCCGCATGGCAACGTTGAAGTCGAGAATGTTGCTGAGAAAATTCCTACATCTCTACCGACTCAGCCAGTCTTTTGTAGTTTTATCAGTCCGGAAATACTCAAACATCTTGCTAGAGAAATAAATCGGGAAACTGTTGAAGAAGAATTTTCTTTAAAG AGAAAAATAGCGCTAGAAGAAGCTTTGAAAATGAAAGAAGAAACAAATCTAAGTATTAAATCATCTTCTCGTCAACCTCATCTCCAACCATTGGCAACCAATGCCCCGCGAGTATTTTCACGACAAAGCGCTCGGTTTGAACTTCTGAATAGCGGCAGCTTATCATCCATAAAACCGCTAGACTATTTAGAAAAACATGTTTTCATAACATCGGGAAGAAAACTTATTTTTGGGCGAACGTTTAACAAATACTACGAAGACAGTTTAGATGAAACGCGATGTATTCCACctaatgattttttagaaGCTCTGCGTGAAGTAATGGGCAGTTGTTTGACAGACGAAAAGGTGGacaaattaaaagaaatatttgacGAAATTACAGAACCACTAAGTTTTAGAAGATGGTGTGGAATTTGCGCAGCTTCCGAGAGACTTTTATCGCCGCTTCCTCCCAAAGAATTGGACCCTCCTGTCTGGCTAGAAAAGGCCGACTTTGAAGCTCTCGAAAAAAGACTTATCAATGCCGATAATGTTGACCCTAAATTGGCTTATATGCTGAGACAAATTAGAGACAGAtag
- the LOC123265721 gene encoding uncharacterized protein LOC123265721 isoform X1, with protein sequence MSGISSNTGLIAARVTPVYRTKSKKLELLSIAKPAPFTIRPFAGLFNPFPYGCSVLCNHPADCEAKEFIKRAKESWAMEGKALLLPAEMEMIRATLIAGGIIDSGEVNDGINIHTSTAVPEELFRKYTETDSRPLTPTPTLASGPLTAHQNHPDNLVPCNPRERTTLILDLRTASQEQDETLSWHALTLEPPPSPKRANEYLKSPVQHRHQSRAILPSVQTSDEVICWFDLKGWIIRDVSHFLLYFQLQESSRNEEEDDRSDSDNEVPIRRRGKRLKKRRCRRGSAYGQQNEVRDPLEPAETQVSQVDDTSRRNSSLTPHGNVEVENVAEKIPTSLPTQPVFCSFISPEILKHLAREINRETVEEEFSLKRKIALEEALKMKEETNLSIKSSSRQPHLQPLATNAPRVFSRQSARFELLNSGSLSSIKPLDYLEKHVFITSGRKLIFGRTFNKYYEDSLDETRCIPPNDFLEALREVMGSCLTDEKVDKLKEIFDEITEPLSFRRWCGICAASERLLSPLPPKELDPPVWLEKADFEALEKRLINADNVDPKLAYMLRQIRDR encoded by the exons ATGTCGGGAATATCAAGCAACACTGGACTTATAGCAGCCCGTGTAACTCCAGTCTATAGAACAAAATCTAAA AAATTGGAGTTGCTGAGTATAGCCAAGCCCGCGCCATTTACAATACGCCCGTTCGCTGGACTTTTTAATCCTTTTCCGTACGGGTGTTCGGTGTTGTGCAATCACCCAGCGGATTGTGAAGccaaagaatttattaaacgCGCTAAAGAATCATGGGCTATGGAAGGGAAAGCGCTACTTTTACCAGCCGAAATGGAAATGATTCGAGCTACGCTTATAGCTGGTGGTATTATAGACTCTGGAGAGGTCAATGACGGCATCAATATCCATACATCGACCGCCGTTCCTGAAGAACTGTTCCGTAAATACACCGAGACGGATTCAAGACCGTTGACACCTACCCCAACGCTGGCCAGCGGGCCACTGACTGCTCATCAGAACCACCCGGACAATCTTGTTCCTTGTAATCCCCGTGAGCGGACTACGTTGATATTAGACCTGAGAACTGCTTCGCAGGAGCAAGATGAGACTTTGAGTTGGCACGCTTTGACTCTTGAACCTCCACCGAGTCCCAAGCGAGCTAATGAGTATCTAAAATCACCTGTTCAACATCGCCATCAATCTCGGGCAATTCTTCCGTCAGTTCAGACTAGTGATGAGGTAATCTGTTGGTTTGATCTTAAAGGATGGATAATTAGAGATGttagtcattttttattatactttcAGCTGCAAGAGTCATCGAGGAATGAAGAAGAAGACGACAGAAGCGATAGTGATAATGAAGTTCCGATCAGACGACGTGGAAAACGTCTGAAGAAACGCAGGTGCAGGCGAGGTTCGGCCTATGGTCAGCAGAATGAAGTCAGAGACCCTTTAGAGCCTGCTGAAACTCAGGTTTCGCAGGTAGATGACACTTCGAGAAGAAATAGTTCATTGACTCCGCATGGCAACGTTGAAGTCGAGAATGTTGCTGAGAAAATTCCTACATCTCTACCGACTCAGCCAGTCTTTTGTAGTTTTATCAGTCCGGAAATACTCAAACATCTTGCTAGAGAAATAAATCGGGAAACTGTTGAAGAAGAATTTTCTTTAAAG AGAAAAATAGCGCTAGAAGAAGCTTTGAAAATGAAAGAAGAAACAAATCTAAGTATTAAATCATCTTCTCGTCAACCTCATCTCCAACCATTGGCAACCAATGCCCCGCGAGTATTTTCACGACAAAGCGCTCGGTTTGAACTTCTGAATAGCGGCAGCTTATCATCCATAAAACCGCTAGACTATTTAGAAAAACATGTTTTCATAACATCGGGAAGAAAACTTATTTTTGGGCGAACGTTTAACAAATACTACGAAGACAGTTTAGATGAAACGCGATGTATTCCACctaatgattttttagaaGCTCTGCGTGAAGTAATGGGCAGTTGTTTGACAGACGAAAAGGTGGacaaattaaaagaaatatttgacGAAATTACAGAACCACTAAGTTTTAGAAGATGGTGTGGAATTTGCGCAGCTTCCGAGAGACTTTTATCGCCGCTTCCTCCCAAAGAATTGGACCCTCCTGTCTGGCTAGAAAAGGCCGACTTTGAAGCTCTCGAAAAAAGACTTATCAATGCCGATAATGTTGACCCTAAATTGGCTTATATGCTGAGACAAATTAGAGACAGAtag